A window of Theropithecus gelada isolate Dixy chromosome 14, Tgel_1.0, whole genome shotgun sequence contains these coding sequences:
- the RBM7 gene encoding RNA-binding protein 7 isoform X3, producing the protein MDNMTSSAQILQRSFSSPENFQRQAVMNSALRQMSYGGKFGSPPLDQSGFSPSVQSHSHSFNQSSSAQWRQDTPSSQRKVRMNSHPYLADRHYSREQRYTDHGSDHHYRGNRDDFFYEDRNHDGWSHDYENRRDSSRDGKRRSSRH; encoded by the exons ATGGATAACATGACTTCATCAGCTCAGATACTTCAGAGATCTTTCTCTTCTCCAGAAAATTTTCAGAGACAAGCAGTG ATGAACAGTGCTTTGAGACAAATGTCGTATGGTGGAAAATTTGGTTCTCCACCTCTGGATCAGTCAGGATTTTCACCATCAGTTCAATCACACAGTCATAGTTTTAACCAGTCTTCAAGCGCTCAGTGGCGCCAAGATACACCGTCATCACAGCGTAAAGTCAGAATGAATTCTCATCCCTACCTAGCAGATAGACATTATAGCCGGGAACAGCGTTACACTGATCATGGTTCTGACCATCATTACAGAGGAAACAGAGATGATTTCTTCTATGAAGATAGGAATCATGATGGCTGGAGCCATGATTATGAAAACAGAAGAGACAGTAGTAGAGATGGAAAACGGCGTTCATCTCGACACTAA